The Providencia rettgeri genome includes a window with the following:
- the metC_2 gene encoding Cystathionine beta-lyase, with product MTKNIATILIHGGKQQDTVNHAIFPAITTASTFVQQSLTEHGEYCYSRCSNPTRYAYETLLAEIEGGSYATATASGVAASSLVLNLLPKDSHIIAMKGVYGGTFRLFERVSTINSGHQIDYVDLNNLDEVKTKIKENTRLIWIESPTNPLLELVDINAICSLAKKHNILTCVDNTFATAWNQKPLELGADLVMLSASKYIGGHSDLIGGAVITQREDLASRLDFLKTTLGAIASPFDAYLALRGLKTLALRMAAQCSNAAQVANYLSTHPRVEQVYYPGLASHPQYELCKKQMRTGGAVVTIKLKGDIEDTKTFLSKVNYFVLAESLGGVESMVNHSATMSHGSMTKEERESIHVYDTTLRLSVGIEDITDLLNDLENALS from the coding sequence ATGACTAAGAATATTGCTACAATTTTAATTCATGGTGGAAAGCAGCAAGATACCGTTAATCATGCTATTTTCCCTGCTATTACAACAGCCAGTACTTTTGTTCAGCAAAGTTTAACAGAACATGGTGAATATTGTTATTCACGTTGCAGCAACCCAACGCGTTATGCATATGAAACCTTACTAGCAGAAATTGAAGGTGGAAGTTATGCAACAGCAACTGCATCCGGAGTGGCAGCTTCAAGTTTAGTCTTAAATTTATTACCAAAAGACTCGCATATTATTGCGATGAAAGGTGTTTATGGTGGAACATTTAGGTTATTTGAACGAGTTTCAACCATTAATAGCGGTCATCAAATAGATTATGTTGATTTGAATAACCTTGATGAAGTTAAAACAAAAATAAAAGAGAATACGCGTTTAATTTGGATTGAAAGCCCAACTAATCCATTATTGGAGTTAGTTGATATCAATGCGATTTGTTCACTTGCAAAAAAACATAATATTTTGACTTGTGTTGATAATACATTTGCAACAGCTTGGAACCAAAAGCCGTTAGAATTAGGTGCTGATTTAGTGATGCTATCGGCAAGTAAATATATTGGCGGTCATTCCGATTTAATTGGTGGTGCTGTGATCACCCAAAGAGAAGACTTAGCCAGCCGCCTTGATTTTCTAAAAACAACTTTAGGAGCAATTGCTTCTCCTTTTGACGCCTACCTTGCTTTACGTGGATTAAAAACATTAGCGTTACGAATGGCGGCACAATGCAGTAATGCAGCGCAAGTGGCTAACTATTTATCGACGCACCCAAGAGTAGAACAGGTTTATTACCCAGGGTTAGCTTCACATCCACAATATGAATTATGTAAAAAGCAAATGCGTACAGGTGGAGCGGTTGTGACAATTAAGTTGAAAGGGGATATTGAAGATACCAAAACGTTTTTATCTAAAGTTAATTACTTTGTATTAGCCGAATCATTGGGTGGTGTTGAAAGCATGGTAAACCATTCGGCAACTATGTCACATGGGTCGATGACAAAAGAAGAAAGGGAAAGTATCCATGTATATGACACCACATTACGTTTATCTGTAGGTATTGAAGATATCACTGACTTATTAAATGATTTAGAAAATGCACTATCTTAA
- the mleN_1 gene encoding Malate-2H(+)/Na(+)-lactate antiporter codes for MNDYGIWTIVTPMVTILLAIFTRQVILSLLLGILVGFTVIYDHNILLGINGTLDGIINTFASPGNTKTILFMVMIGGIMRLVVVTGGVRSLVKLLTNKTRLIKNKKAVQLMAIIITSLIFIESSINQLIAGASTKTLAKKYGVSPEKMSYIVQTSCVSVCSSAMINGWGAAMMGVIGVQISKGLITGEPFEILAGSMVFNIMAWFSLASVLFYIFSNVSWGPMKKADLRAEQQALTLLSAEETEQDDEDIIEHPNCHTSLNFFIPILSTVLMVPIALYITGNGDFSKGSGSTSVYWGVMFGTLVSFVWFLARRVLNIETFFKELYIGYASMVKISSVMILAFLMGTVSSDLNTGAYIAEITSGVISPAFSIGFIFLISAVMSLATGTSWGTFAIMIPIGVQLGLSVGMPVEYMIGAAIAGSIYGDMTSPISSDAIVASMATDCDHIEHIRTQMPYATVTAAFALMVYLYLGFTY; via the coding sequence ATGAATGATTATGGAATTTGGACCATCGTCACGCCAATGGTGACGATACTTTTAGCCATTTTTACACGACAAGTTATATTATCGTTATTGCTGGGGATTCTAGTTGGTTTTACCGTTATATATGACCATAATATATTATTGGGTATAAACGGAACGCTCGATGGTATTATTAATACGTTTGCATCACCGGGAAATACAAAAACTATTCTATTTATGGTAATGATTGGCGGTATTATGCGGCTAGTCGTTGTTACTGGTGGTGTGCGATCATTAGTTAAATTATTAACAAATAAAACAAGGCTAATTAAAAATAAAAAAGCTGTTCAATTAATGGCGATAATTATTACATCATTAATTTTTATTGAAAGTTCAATTAACCAATTAATTGCTGGAGCATCAACAAAAACATTAGCGAAGAAATACGGTGTTTCGCCAGAAAAAATGTCCTATATTGTACAAACTTCCTGCGTATCAGTTTGTTCATCAGCCATGATTAACGGCTGGGGAGCGGCAATGATGGGTGTTATTGGTGTACAAATATCTAAAGGTTTAATTACTGGAGAGCCATTTGAAATTTTAGCAGGCTCAATGGTATTTAATATCATGGCGTGGTTTTCTTTAGCTTCAGTATTATTTTATATTTTCTCCAATGTTTCTTGGGGACCAATGAAAAAAGCGGATTTACGCGCAGAGCAGCAAGCTTTAACTTTATTGTCTGCAGAAGAAACTGAGCAGGATGATGAAGATATTATTGAGCATCCTAATTGCCATACCTCTCTTAACTTTTTTATTCCAATTTTATCAACAGTATTAATGGTACCTATTGCGCTTTATATCACTGGTAATGGTGATTTTAGTAAAGGTAGTGGCTCAACATCGGTATATTGGGGAGTCATGTTTGGAACTTTAGTCTCTTTTGTGTGGTTCTTAGCGCGTCGTGTGCTTAATATTGAGACTTTCTTTAAAGAGTTATACATCGGCTATGCCAGCATGGTAAAAATTAGTTCAGTGATGATCCTCGCTTTTTTAATGGGAACCGTTTCTTCAGATTTAAACACTGGTGCTTATATAGCTGAAATTACCTCTGGTGTCATTTCACCGGCTTTCTCAATCGGTTTTATATTTTTAATTAGTGCGGTGATGTCATTAGCAACTGGAACATCGTGGGGAACATTTGCGATTATGATCCCAATCGGTGTGCAATTAGGGCTTTCAGTTGGAATGCCTGTTGAATATATGATTGGTGCCGCAATAGCAGGTTCAATTTATGGGGATATGACATCACCCATTTCCAGTGATGCGATTGTGGCCTCTATGGCAACAGATTGTGACCATATTGAGCATATTCGTACCCAAATGCCTTATGCCACGGTGACTGCCGCTTTTGCGCTGATGGTTTATCTCTATTTAGGTTTCACATATTAA
- a CDS encoding Predicted membrane protein, whose protein sequence is MQGIKRKIVFVTAYEVIGWLISALALAFLSGNSAETTGPLALVITTIAVSWNFIFNTAFEYWESKQKSRIRTFRRRFVHAILFQLTLVIFLIPLIAWWLSISLLQALILDFALIIFIPIYTFFFNWAFDKIFGLPKSALPQENNATS, encoded by the coding sequence ATGCAGGGGATTAAACGTAAAATTGTTTTTGTAACGGCTTATGAGGTTATTGGCTGGTTAATTTCAGCGTTGGCATTGGCTTTTCTTTCCGGTAATTCAGCGGAAACAACAGGCCCATTAGCTTTAGTCATAACGACTATTGCAGTGAGCTGGAACTTTATTTTCAATACTGCATTTGAATATTGGGAATCAAAACAAAAATCACGCATTAGAACCTTTAGGCGCCGGTTTGTACACGCTATATTATTTCAATTAACGTTAGTGATTTTTTTAATTCCTTTAATTGCATGGTGGTTATCAATTAGTTTATTACAGGCGTTAATACTCGACTTCGCCTTAATTATTTTTATCCCAATTTATACTTTCTTTTTCAATTGGGCCTTTGATAAGATTTTTGGATTGCCTAAATCTGCCTTACCGCAAGAGAATAACGCCACATCATAA
- the codB_1 gene encoding Cytosine permease, whose product MPDDKNYSHGPVPISARKGGLALTFVMLGLTFFSASMWTGGALGTGLDFHDFFLAVLIGNLLLGIYTAFLGFIGSKTGLTTHLLARYSFGIKGSWLPSFLLGGTQVGWFGVGVAMFAIPVGKATGWDINWLIGISGVLMTVTVFFGISALTILSIVAVPAIAILGSYSVYLAITDMGGMSALQEVVPAKPIDFNLALAMVVGSFVSAGTLTADFVRFGRKPKIAVLVAIIAFFLGNSLMFIFGAAGAASLGMADISDVMIAQGLLLPAIIVLGLNIWTTNDNALYASGLGFANITGLSSKTLSIVNGLVGTLCALWLYNNFVGWLTFLSAAIPPIGGIIIADYLMYRHRYETFDRSKMRDVNISALIAVAAGVIAGNWLPGIVPVNAVLGGALCYAILNPLLNRRHTTDSEMTRA is encoded by the coding sequence GTGCCTGACGATAAAAATTATAGCCATGGCCCCGTGCCCATATCCGCGCGGAAAGGCGGACTAGCATTAACCTTTGTGATGCTAGGTTTAACGTTCTTTTCCGCCAGTATGTGGACCGGAGGCGCTCTCGGTACCGGTCTTGATTTTCATGATTTCTTCCTCGCAGTTCTTATCGGTAATCTTCTTCTTGGTATCTACACCGCATTTCTTGGTTTTATTGGTTCTAAAACAGGCTTAACTACCCACCTTCTTGCTCGTTATTCCTTTGGTATTAAAGGCTCATGGCTCCCCTCTTTCCTATTAGGTGGCACACAAGTCGGCTGGTTTGGTGTCGGTGTTGCGATGTTTGCCATTCCTGTTGGTAAAGCCACGGGTTGGGATATCAACTGGTTGATTGGTATTTCAGGGGTCTTAATGACCGTTACGGTTTTTTTCGGTATTTCTGCTCTAACTATACTGTCAATCGTTGCAGTTCCTGCCATTGCGATACTCGGCAGTTATTCCGTCTACCTTGCTATCACTGACATGGGTGGAATGAGTGCATTGCAGGAAGTCGTCCCCGCAAAACCTATCGATTTTAACCTTGCCTTAGCCATGGTAGTGGGGTCTTTTGTGAGTGCTGGAACATTAACAGCTGATTTTGTGCGTTTCGGACGAAAACCTAAGATTGCGGTGCTTGTCGCCATTATTGCTTTTTTCCTTGGTAATTCATTGATGTTTATCTTTGGAGCTGCTGGTGCAGCATCATTAGGTATGGCAGATATCTCAGATGTGATGATTGCCCAAGGTTTACTATTACCCGCAATTATCGTTTTGGGTTTAAATATTTGGACAACTAACGATAACGCCCTATATGCGTCAGGTTTAGGGTTTGCCAATATCACCGGGTTATCCAGCAAAACCTTATCCATTGTCAATGGGCTGGTTGGAACGCTATGTGCGCTGTGGTTATATAATAATTTTGTTGGCTGGCTAACTTTCTTATCTGCGGCTATTCCCCCTATTGGCGGAATAATCATCGCCGACTACCTCATGTACCGCCACCGCTACGAAACCTTTGATCGCAGTAAAATGCGTGATGTCAACATCAGTGCATTAATCGCCGTTGCCGCTGGGGTTATCGCAGGTAACTGGTTACCAGGTATTGTTCCTGTCAATGCCGTGTTGGGCGGTGCATTATGTTACGCTATCCTTAACCCATTATTAAATCGCCGCCATACTACTGATTCGGAGATGACCCGTGCTTAA
- a CDS encoding C4-dicarboxylate anaerobic carrier, which produces MLLFFILVLAGIATWIVPAGQYASETKVITMVKDGIETKVSSSYTIPGSYERLPEQHGILPGQIFTSIADGLIKAAPIIFLIIFTGGALHLLEETGAIKKVLNNISRSKRLNDFLLISIFFVVFSILGTTGIVVNSIIAFVPIGLLVAKSVGMDDKFGAALVYVAAYSGFNASIMAPMTVGLSQGLADVPLLSGLGFRMAIYIAFVIAGILFLTIYTKKCRNKGMVRPDIEINTDEHQTSKISALHVITLSYSAFCLIGFIFGAVEWGWGEKEMMAMFIILGVGVGILNRMSPNTIATGFLKGCAGMVGGAFIVGMARAIAIVLSDGMILDTIVNAIISMMDGLPKTLSALSMFATAAIMHFFISSGSGEAAVLVPIFTPMGDLLEITRQTTVQTVLLGEGVVNCINPTSGILMAVLATAKIPYTQWVRFIWPLVFTWIAISIVALIYAVMTNLGPI; this is translated from the coding sequence GTGCTTTTGTTTTTTATCTTAGTATTGGCAGGCATTGCGACGTGGATCGTTCCCGCGGGGCAATATGCATCAGAAACAAAAGTCATCACCATGGTAAAAGATGGTATAGAAACAAAAGTATCGAGTTCTTATACCATTCCCGGTAGTTATGAGCGCTTACCTGAACAACACGGCATTTTACCAGGACAAATTTTCACCTCAATTGCCGATGGTCTAATCAAAGCAGCTCCTATTATCTTTTTGATTATTTTCACTGGAGGTGCTTTACATCTTCTTGAAGAAACTGGGGCTATCAAAAAGGTACTCAATAATATCTCGCGCAGTAAAAGGCTTAATGACTTTTTACTAATCAGTATATTCTTTGTCGTTTTTTCTATTTTAGGAACAACAGGAATTGTCGTTAACTCAATTATTGCATTTGTTCCTATCGGTCTTTTAGTTGCTAAATCCGTGGGAATGGACGATAAATTTGGTGCCGCTTTAGTCTATGTCGCCGCTTATTCGGGCTTTAACGCCTCAATCATGGCACCAATGACGGTTGGCCTATCTCAAGGTTTAGCCGATGTCCCGTTGTTATCCGGTCTCGGTTTTAGAATGGCAATTTATATTGCATTTGTTATCGCTGGTATTTTATTTTTAACGATTTATACCAAAAAATGCCGTAACAAAGGTATGGTTCGGCCTGATATTGAAATTAATACTGACGAACACCAAACCTCTAAAATTTCAGCTTTGCATGTCATTACCCTTTCCTATAGCGCATTCTGCTTAATCGGATTTATTTTCGGTGCCGTTGAGTGGGGCTGGGGAGAAAAAGAGATGATGGCAATGTTTATCATCTTAGGCGTTGGCGTGGGTATTTTAAACCGTATGTCGCCAAATACCATTGCAACAGGTTTCTTAAAAGGTTGTGCAGGAATGGTAGGCGGCGCGTTTATCGTTGGTATGGCTCGTGCTATTGCTATCGTATTATCTGATGGCATGATTCTGGATACCATCGTTAATGCCATTATTTCAATGATGGACGGTTTACCGAAGACTTTATCTGCCCTTTCCATGTTCGCAACCGCAGCAATTATGCACTTCTTTATTTCATCTGGTTCTGGTGAAGCGGCAGTGCTTGTACCTATTTTCACGCCAATGGGAGATTTATTAGAAATTACTCGCCAAACGACGGTGCAAACTGTATTACTTGGAGAAGGTGTTGTTAACTGTATTAACCCAACATCAGGAATTTTAATGGCTGTACTTGCAACGGCAAAAATTCCTTATACACAATGGGTGAGATTTATTTGGCCATTAGTCTTCACATGGATAGCCATTTCTATTGTCGCTCTAATATATGCAGTAATGACTAATTTAGGTCCTATCTAA
- the catM_1 gene encoding Cat operon transcriptional regulator: MPFNSDNLTIFLTVLDKGSFSAAARALKRVPSAVSMAVANLEAELGFELFDRHTREPKPTEKALSLAPYARHIVANLSQLNTFSLELTQGVESTLTIGIAAGINANLLFDTLHILSQRYPLLHIELITAPQDDLLPLLHEQKIHLAIVFGGLNVNSQEQFHYIGEESIIATISAKHPSLQNKTSLYIEDLVESRQIIIASRQRELSDIRILVSSNYWKTDSFSLALGLVESGMGWGNFPLSLIKDKLHDGSLKPLEFKNTPNGFKLPIHVVCLQGHALKRGAQECIELLKNKVI; the protein is encoded by the coding sequence ATGCCATTTAATAGCGATAACCTAACGATTTTTCTCACCGTGTTAGATAAAGGCTCATTTTCTGCAGCGGCTAGGGCATTAAAACGCGTGCCATCTGCGGTCAGTATGGCAGTCGCTAATCTAGAAGCTGAACTTGGATTTGAACTATTTGATAGACACACTCGGGAGCCTAAACCCACTGAAAAAGCGCTTTCATTAGCCCCCTATGCACGACATATTGTCGCTAACTTATCGCAGCTCAATACGTTTTCTTTAGAATTGACTCAAGGCGTTGAAAGCACGTTGACTATTGGTATTGCGGCAGGTATTAATGCCAATTTACTCTTTGACACTCTACATATTTTAAGCCAGCGTTACCCTTTACTGCATATTGAGCTGATTACCGCACCTCAAGATGATCTTTTACCGTTACTACATGAACAAAAAATTCATCTCGCGATTGTCTTTGGCGGTTTAAATGTTAATTCCCAAGAGCAATTTCATTACATTGGCGAAGAATCAATTATTGCCACCATTTCGGCTAAACATCCCTCTTTGCAAAATAAAACGTCACTCTATATCGAAGACCTTGTTGAAAGCCGCCAAATAATTATTGCAAGTCGTCAACGTGAATTGAGTGATATACGCATTCTAGTTTCTAGTAATTATTGGAAAACAGACAGTTTTTCTTTAGCTCTCGGTTTAGTCGAAAGTGGTATGGGATGGGGTAATTTTCCTTTATCACTTATTAAAGATAAATTGCACGATGGTTCACTAAAACCCCTTGAGTTTAAAAATACCCCAAATGGCTTCAAACTGCCTATTCATGTGGTATGTTTGCAAGGTCATGCGCTTAAACGTGGTGCACAAGAATGCATTGAATTACTGAAAAATAAGGTAATTTAA
- the dbpA gene encoding ATP-independent RNA helicase dbpA, with amino-acid sequence MTSFADLNALSAEQLANLQELGYLNMTQIQAAALPPILAGKDVRAQAKTGSGKTAAFGLGLLQHVDAKLFKTQSLVLCPTRELADQVANELRRLARAIPNIKILTLCGGVPFSVQRDSLAHAAHIIVATPGRLLDHLNRETVQLDALQTLVLDEADRMLDMGFMPDIETIIDYAPINRQTLLFSATWPDEIARISQQIQNNPQTIEINSVDELPAVEQQFYEVARHEKITLLQKLLSREQPASCVVFCNTKKDCQAVYDALTASKQSVLVLHGDMEQRERDQTLVRFANGSSRVLVATDVASRGLDIKALEMVINYELSWDPEVHVHRIGRTARAGESGLAISLCAPEEAQRANALEEMLNMKLNWQAEPTGLRVTPLEATMVTLCLDGGKKAKIRPGDILGALTGEVGLNGDDIGKIVIHPTHAYVALKREVAEHARKHLQQGKIKGKSVKARLLK; translated from the coding sequence GTGACTTCATTTGCTGACCTAAATGCGCTTTCTGCGGAACAACTCGCTAACTTGCAAGAGTTAGGCTACCTAAACATGACGCAGATCCAAGCTGCCGCTCTTCCCCCGATCCTTGCCGGTAAAGACGTTCGAGCACAAGCTAAAACTGGCAGCGGTAAAACTGCTGCTTTTGGTCTGGGTTTATTACAACATGTTGATGCCAAGTTATTTAAAACTCAGTCATTAGTTTTATGCCCAACTCGCGAACTGGCAGATCAAGTCGCCAATGAATTGCGCCGTTTAGCTCGCGCTATCCCTAATATCAAAATTTTAACACTCTGCGGTGGTGTACCTTTTAGCGTACAACGCGACTCCCTTGCTCATGCAGCACATATCATTGTTGCTACACCGGGGCGCTTACTTGATCATCTAAATCGTGAAACAGTACAACTTGATGCCTTGCAAACATTGGTTTTAGACGAAGCAGACCGAATGCTCGATATGGGCTTTATGCCAGATATTGAAACCATCATTGACTACGCACCAATTAATAGGCAAACATTATTATTTTCAGCTACTTGGCCAGATGAAATTGCACGAATTAGCCAGCAAATTCAAAATAATCCACAAACCATTGAAATCAATAGTGTTGATGAACTTCCCGCGGTTGAGCAGCAATTTTATGAAGTTGCTCGTCACGAAAAAATTACATTATTACAAAAGCTCTTGAGCCGTGAACAACCCGCTTCTTGCGTCGTTTTCTGTAATACTAAAAAAGATTGCCAAGCTGTTTATGATGCCTTAACTGCAAGCAAACAAAGTGTCCTAGTGCTTCATGGTGATATGGAACAGCGTGAGCGTGACCAAACTCTTGTGCGTTTTGCTAATGGAAGTAGCCGTGTATTAGTGGCTACGGATGTCGCATCCCGCGGGTTAGATATTAAAGCCCTCGAAATGGTGATTAACTATGAATTATCATGGGATCCTGAAGTGCATGTTCACCGCATCGGCCGAACTGCACGCGCAGGTGAAAGCGGTTTAGCAATTAGTTTATGTGCACCAGAAGAAGCCCAGCGGGCCAATGCTCTAGAAGAAATGTTAAACATGAAGCTTAATTGGCAAGCCGAACCAACAGGTTTACGAGTCACTCCATTAGAAGCGACGATGGTGACCTTATGCCTTGATGGCGGTAAAAAAGCCAAAATACGCCCCGGCGACATTTTAGGTGCCTTGACCGGAGAAGTTGGCCTCAATGGCGACGATATTGGCAAGATTGTGATCCACCCTACTCATGCCTATGTGGCACTCAAACGTGAGGTTGCCGAACATGCTCGCAAGCATTTACAGCAGGGGAAAATTAAAGGGAAATCCGTTAAGGCTAGGTTATTAAAATAA
- the cpg2 gene encoding Carboxypeptidase G2 precursor, which translates to MNNNFSVHEASMLALLKQVVNIESGSYDKEGVDNHAAVWCEKYREMGFEVEIIENESLGNNYRIYHPSTKADILILLHLDTVFPKGTVTERPFSIEGDRAYGPGVIDMKGSHVMVYQVMKQLYDNQDIRYKNIEILLNCDEEIGSISSRGVIEQCALGKRYALVMEPARANGAIVSARRGVGTYVLNIEGKASHSGIAPEAGISAIQELSYKIQSLHALSAHDKGLSVNVGLISGGTSVNTVAPNARAEIDVRISSEEQGIEIDKKVREVCSTPILDGIKLTLTGGINRPPMAKTDESTVLINIIKEEAAQLNIDLLDVSTGGGSDASFTAGVGTATVDGLGPIGGYQHSDKEYLEIPSLTERAQLFFNVLQRITQ; encoded by the coding sequence ATGAATAATAACTTTTCAGTGCATGAAGCCAGTATGCTTGCGCTACTTAAACAAGTAGTCAATATTGAATCAGGTTCTTATGACAAAGAAGGTGTAGATAACCACGCTGCTGTCTGGTGTGAAAAATATCGCGAAATGGGGTTCGAAGTCGAAATCATTGAAAATGAATCACTCGGTAATAATTATCGAATTTATCACCCATCAACAAAGGCTGATATATTAATTTTATTGCATTTAGATACCGTTTTTCCTAAAGGTACCGTTACTGAACGTCCTTTTAGCATTGAAGGTGACCGCGCTTATGGCCCTGGCGTGATTGATATGAAAGGCAGTCATGTCATGGTATATCAAGTCATGAAGCAACTTTATGATAATCAAGACATTCGCTATAAAAATATTGAGATTCTCCTCAATTGTGACGAAGAAATTGGTTCTATTTCATCTCGCGGTGTCATTGAACAATGTGCTTTAGGAAAACGCTACGCACTTGTGATGGAACCTGCGCGTGCCAATGGCGCGATAGTGAGTGCTCGCCGTGGTGTTGGGACTTATGTGTTAAATATTGAAGGGAAAGCCTCACATTCAGGTATCGCACCTGAAGCAGGTATTAGTGCAATTCAGGAACTATCATATAAAATTCAAAGCCTACACGCACTCTCAGCTCATGATAAAGGCCTATCCGTTAACGTTGGTTTAATTTCTGGCGGAACCTCCGTTAATACTGTCGCACCGAATGCCAGAGCAGAAATCGATGTTCGTATCTCGTCTGAAGAACAGGGTATTGAAATCGATAAAAAAGTCAGGGAAGTGTGTAGTACACCAATATTAGACGGTATCAAACTCACCTTAACCGGCGGAATTAATCGCCCACCTATGGCTAAAACGGATGAAAGCACCGTTCTTATCAACATCATTAAAGAAGAAGCTGCACAACTAAATATTGATTTACTCGATGTTTCTACTGGCGGTGGTTCTGATGCCTCTTTTACTGCGGGTGTCGGAACTGCCACTGTAGATGGGTTAGGCCCGATTGGTGGTTACCAGCACAGTGATAAAGAATATTTAGAAATACCGTCGCTCACAGAGCGTGCTCAACTATTTTTCAATGTATTACAACGCATTACACAATAA
- the codA gene encoding Cytosine deaminase, with amino-acid sequence MLNQTIKHIHNIRLPERDGLWRIDIDNQKIQAILPQPQGEVLPDSLDGEGGLVTAPFVEPHIHLDTTQTAGQPSWNQSGTLFEGIERWAERKAMLTHDDVKNRAWQTLKWQIANGIQHVRTHVDVSDPTLTALKAMLEVKQEIAPWVDVQIVAFPQEGILSYPNGEALLEEALRLGADVVGAIPHFEFTREYGVESLHKTFALAQKYDRLIDVHCDEIDDEQSRFVETVAALAHAHGMGSRVTASHTTAMHSYNGAYTSRLFRLLKMSGINFVANPLVNIHLQGRFDTYPKRRGITRVKEMLAADINVCFGHDDVFDPWYPLGTANMLQVLHMGLHVCQLMGYQQINDGLKLISEYSARTLNLQDYGVSEGNRASLLILPAENGFDAVRRQVPVRYSIRDGQVIANTQPAVTQIHLEQTETVRYGYSPKI; translated from the coding sequence GTGCTTAACCAAACTATCAAACATATCCATAATATCCGTTTACCTGAGCGTGATGGCCTGTGGCGTATCGATATCGACAATCAAAAAATTCAAGCCATTCTTCCACAACCTCAAGGTGAAGTATTACCAGACAGCTTAGACGGTGAAGGTGGATTAGTTACGGCTCCCTTCGTTGAGCCACACATTCACTTGGATACCACTCAAACCGCGGGGCAACCAAGCTGGAACCAGTCAGGAACACTCTTTGAAGGCATCGAACGTTGGGCAGAGCGTAAAGCGATGCTCACCCACGATGATGTTAAAAATCGAGCGTGGCAAACCCTTAAATGGCAAATTGCCAATGGTATTCAACATGTTCGTACTCATGTGGATGTGTCAGATCCGACATTAACCGCACTGAAAGCGATGTTAGAGGTAAAACAAGAAATCGCACCTTGGGTTGATGTGCAAATTGTGGCTTTTCCACAAGAGGGTATTTTGTCTTATCCAAATGGCGAAGCCCTGTTAGAAGAAGCGTTACGCCTCGGAGCCGACGTCGTTGGTGCCATTCCACATTTTGAATTTACTCGTGAGTATGGCGTGGAATCACTCCATAAAACATTTGCTTTAGCACAAAAATATGACCGCTTGATTGATGTCCACTGCGATGAAATCGATGATGAGCAATCTCGTTTTGTTGAAACAGTCGCAGCGTTAGCGCATGCACACGGGATGGGTTCTCGCGTCACGGCAAGCCATACCACCGCAATGCATTCATACAATGGCGCTTATACTTCCCGTTTATTTCGCCTACTAAAAATGTCTGGAATTAACTTTGTCGCTAATCCGTTAGTGAACATTCACTTACAAGGCCGCTTTGATACTTATCCAAAACGCCGTGGAATTACGCGAGTGAAAGAGATGCTAGCCGCGGATATTAATGTGTGCTTTGGTCACGACGATGTATTTGACCCATGGTACCCATTAGGTACAGCCAATATGTTGCAAGTACTGCATATGGGGTTACATGTCTGCCAATTAATGGGTTATCAGCAAATCAATGATGGGCTGAAACTGATTAGTGAATACAGCGCACGTACATTGAACTTGCAAGATTATGGTGTGAGTGAAGGAAACCGAGCTAGTCTATTAATTTTACCAGCAGAAAATGGCTTTGATGCCGTTCGCCGTCAAGTTCCTGTGCGTTATTCTATTCGTGATGGCCAAGTGATCGCTAATACCCAACCTGCGGTAACACAAATTCATTTAGAACAAACAGAAACGGTCCGTTATGGATATTCTCCAAAAATCTAA